A single window of Anomaloglossus baeobatrachus isolate aAnoBae1 chromosome 9, aAnoBae1.hap1, whole genome shotgun sequence DNA harbors:
- the LOC142250453 gene encoding brain-specific homeobox/POU domain protein 3, with translation MMSMNSKQPFGMHPMLHEPKYGPLHTSSEAIRRACLPAPQLQSNIFAGFDETLLRGAEALAAVDIVTQKTHPFKPDATYHTMSSVSCTPTSSSVHLHHPSVLTTHHSHHHHHHHHQPSQGLDGELLDHLNPALTLGGVPGQDVGSTPSHPHTHMSAINHMAHHAQSMNLSHNHALATHTAISCSENETDPRELESFAERFKQRRIKLGVTQADVGSALANLKIPGVGCLSQSTICRFESLTLSHNNMVALKPILEAWLEEAERAQREKMTKPEIFTGGDKKRKRTSIAAPEKRSLEAYFAVQPRPSSEKIAAIAEKLDLKKNVVRVWFCNQRQKQKRMKFSATY, from the exons ATGATGTCCATGAACAGCAAGCAGCCTTTCGGCATGCATCCCATGCTACATGAGCCGAAATATGGTCCTCTCCACACGAGCTCTGAAGCCATCCGCAGAGCATGCCTGCCAGCACCCCAG ctTCAAAGTAATATCTTTGCTGGTTTCGATGAAACTTTACTCAGAGGAGCTGAAGCTTTGGCTGCTGTGGATATTGTAACTCAGAAAACACATCCGTTCAAGCCAGATGCCACCTACCACACCATGAGCAGCGTGTCCTGCACGCCAACATCTTCATCGGTGCATCTGCATCACCCTTCAGTTTTAACAACCCATCATtcgcaccatcatcatcatcatcaccatcagccTTCTCAGGGCTTAGATGGGGAACTTCTAGATCACCTAAACCCTGCCCTTACCTTAGGAGGTGTCCCAGGACAAGATGTCGGATCAACACCCTCCCATCCTCACACTCATATGTCTGCCATTAACCACATGGCCCACCATGCACAGTCTATGAACCTCTCTCACAACCATGCCCTGGCAACTCATACGGCCATCTCCTGTTCCGAAAATGAGACAGACCCAAGAGAACTTGAATCTTTTGCAGAACGATTCAAACAAAGGAGAATAAAACTTGGTGTAACTCAGGCCGATGTTGGTTCTGCCTTGGCCAATCTGAAGATCCCAGGTGTTGGTTGTCTTAGTCAAAGCACCATTTGCAGGTTTGAGTCTCTCACGTTATCTCATAACAACATGGTGGCCTTAAAGCCCATTTTGGAAGCCTGGTTAGAGGAGGCAGAAAGAGCTCAAAGGGAAAAAATGACCAAACCTGAAATTTTTACCGGGGGTGACAAAAAACGCAAACGTACCTCTATTGCTGCCCCTGAAAAAAGATCACTAGAAGCTTATTTTGCTGTTCAGCCAAGACCTTCTTCAGAAAAGATTGCAGCAATTGCAGAAAAGCTAGACTTAAAAAAGAATGTAGTGCGGGTCTGGTTTTGCAACCAGAGGCAGAAACAGAAAAGAATGAAGTTTTCGGCGACATACTGA